In the Nicotiana tabacum cultivar K326 chromosome 16, ASM71507v2, whole genome shotgun sequence genome, one interval contains:
- the LOC107777923 gene encoding DNA-(apurinic or apyrimidinic site) endonuclease, chloroplastic-like isoform X1: MLQYLKLGLYNYINPHSVGVILRKPKFQVLACVNFTIMGSKKRPFLTSSAIAKSNEPMGVAAEKGVSKENVDKEILVEDMETVEKMTVPQLRVKLRSLGIPSRGTKQELVTSLKTFLDSKLNDAGNGSVAQEDQVSSEKSLGVVDNTSKRKARKVSSNQRDVAASEVSSTRKTKKRVKEDNTKDTSADIIVKQAEITLGLSAESNDIKGKKTVRAKRKVSSLTASAHIGVSEGVDISVNQDEPWTIFAHKKPKDGWIVYNPKTMRPAPLSKDTKHVKLLSWNVNGLRALLKLKNLLIQQLADREDFDVLCLQETKLQDKDVEAIKESLSGYENSFWTCSVAKLGYSGTAIISRIKPLSVRYGLGIPDHDTEGRLVTVEFDNFYLLCGYVPNSGDGLRRLTYRITEWDPSLGNYMKELEKSKPVVLTGDLNCAHEEIDIYNPAGNKRSAGFTEEERQSFETNFLNKGFVDTFRKQHPGVVGYTYWGYRHGGRKTNKGWRLDYFLVSERIADNVHDSYILPDVDGSDHSPIGLILKL, translated from the exons ATGTTACAATATCTCAAATTAGGCCTATATAATTACATTAATCCCCACAG TGTTGGAGTGATTTTAAGGAAACccaagtttcaagttttggcttgtgtgaatTTTACGATAATGGGGTCTAAAAAAAGACCCTTTTTAACTTCATCAGCTATTGCAAAGTCAAATGAACCAATGGGTGTTGCAGCAGAAAAGGGTGTTTCAAAG GAAAATGTTGACAAGGAGATTCTTGTGGAGGATATGGAAACAGTAGAGAAAATGACAGTTCCACAGCTCAGAGTGAAACTTAG GAGTCTTGGGATTCCTTCCAGAGGTACTAAACAAGAGCTTGTTACTTCTTTGAAGACATTCCTCGACAGCAAACTTAATG ATGCAGGCAATGGATCTGTGGCACAGGAGGATCAAGTATCGTCTGAGAAGAGTCTAGGAGTAGTCGATAACACTTCAAAAAGGAAGGCTAGAAAAGTGTCAAGTAACCAAAGAGATGTTGCTGCATCAGAGGTTTCTAGTACTAGGAAGACGAAAAAACGAGTGAAAGAAGACAACACCAAGGATACAAGTGCTGACATTATTGTTAAACAAGCTGAAATTACCCTAGGGCTCTCCGCTGAATCTAATGACATCAAAG GCAAGAAGACTGTACGAGCAAAGAGAAAAGTTTCATCATTGACCGCTTCGGCACACATTGGAGTTTCTGAGGGCGTGGATATTTCTGTAAATCAAGATGAACCTTGGACTATTTTCGCTCACAAGAAGCCCAAAGATGGGTGGATTGTATACAATCCTAAAACAATGAGGCCAGCTCCTCTTTCTAAGGATACAAAACATGTTAAGTTATTGTCATGGAATGTCAATGGTTTGAGGGCTCTATTGAAGTTAAAGAATCTTTTGATACAGCAGCTTGCCGATAGAGAAGATTTTGATGTTCTATGCTTACAGGAAACTAAACTACAG GATAAAGATGTTGAAGCAATCAAAGAAAGTCTCAGTGGCTATGAGAATAGCTTTTGGACATGCAGTGTCGCTAAGCTTGGGTATTCCGGTACTGCAATCATCTCTAGG ATCAAGCCACTTTCTGTCAGATATGGTCTCGGTATACCTGATCATGATACTGAAGGACGACTTGTCACGGTGGAATTTGATAACTTCTATTTACTGTGTGGATATGTTCCAAATTCTGGCGATGGACTACGGCGATTG ACGTACAGAATTACAGAGTGGGATCCTTCTCTTGGCAATTACATGAAA GAGCTAGAAAAGTCAAAACCTGTTGTTTTGACTGGTGATCTGAATTGTGCGCACGAGGAGATAGATATTTATAATCCTGCT GGAAATAAAAGAAGTGCAGGATTTACTGAAGAAGAGAGACAGTCCTTTGAAACAAACTTTTTAaacaaggggttcgtagatacattCAGGAAGCAGCATCCTGGTGTCGTTGGTTATACTTACTGGGGTTACCGCCATGGTGGACGTAAAACTAATAAAG GATGGCGACTCGACTACTTCCTTGTCTCAGAACGCATTGCTGACAACGTGCACGACTCCTACATTCTGCCAGATGTAGATGGCAGTGATCACAGTCCCATTGGCCTTATCCTGAAGCTGTAG
- the LOC107777923 gene encoding DNA-(apurinic or apyrimidinic site) endonuclease, chloroplastic-like isoform X2 — protein sequence MGSKKRPFLTSSAIAKSNEPMGVAAEKGVSKENVDKEILVEDMETVEKMTVPQLRVKLRSLGIPSRGTKQELVTSLKTFLDSKLNDAGNGSVAQEDQVSSEKSLGVVDNTSKRKARKVSSNQRDVAASEVSSTRKTKKRVKEDNTKDTSADIIVKQAEITLGLSAESNDIKGKKTVRAKRKVSSLTASAHIGVSEGVDISVNQDEPWTIFAHKKPKDGWIVYNPKTMRPAPLSKDTKHVKLLSWNVNGLRALLKLKNLLIQQLADREDFDVLCLQETKLQDKDVEAIKESLSGYENSFWTCSVAKLGYSGTAIISRIKPLSVRYGLGIPDHDTEGRLVTVEFDNFYLLCGYVPNSGDGLRRLTYRITEWDPSLGNYMKELEKSKPVVLTGDLNCAHEEIDIYNPAGNKRSAGFTEEERQSFETNFLNKGFVDTFRKQHPGVVGYTYWGYRHGGRKTNKGWRLDYFLVSERIADNVHDSYILPDVDGSDHSPIGLILKL from the exons ATGGGGTCTAAAAAAAGACCCTTTTTAACTTCATCAGCTATTGCAAAGTCAAATGAACCAATGGGTGTTGCAGCAGAAAAGGGTGTTTCAAAG GAAAATGTTGACAAGGAGATTCTTGTGGAGGATATGGAAACAGTAGAGAAAATGACAGTTCCACAGCTCAGAGTGAAACTTAG GAGTCTTGGGATTCCTTCCAGAGGTACTAAACAAGAGCTTGTTACTTCTTTGAAGACATTCCTCGACAGCAAACTTAATG ATGCAGGCAATGGATCTGTGGCACAGGAGGATCAAGTATCGTCTGAGAAGAGTCTAGGAGTAGTCGATAACACTTCAAAAAGGAAGGCTAGAAAAGTGTCAAGTAACCAAAGAGATGTTGCTGCATCAGAGGTTTCTAGTACTAGGAAGACGAAAAAACGAGTGAAAGAAGACAACACCAAGGATACAAGTGCTGACATTATTGTTAAACAAGCTGAAATTACCCTAGGGCTCTCCGCTGAATCTAATGACATCAAAG GCAAGAAGACTGTACGAGCAAAGAGAAAAGTTTCATCATTGACCGCTTCGGCACACATTGGAGTTTCTGAGGGCGTGGATATTTCTGTAAATCAAGATGAACCTTGGACTATTTTCGCTCACAAGAAGCCCAAAGATGGGTGGATTGTATACAATCCTAAAACAATGAGGCCAGCTCCTCTTTCTAAGGATACAAAACATGTTAAGTTATTGTCATGGAATGTCAATGGTTTGAGGGCTCTATTGAAGTTAAAGAATCTTTTGATACAGCAGCTTGCCGATAGAGAAGATTTTGATGTTCTATGCTTACAGGAAACTAAACTACAG GATAAAGATGTTGAAGCAATCAAAGAAAGTCTCAGTGGCTATGAGAATAGCTTTTGGACATGCAGTGTCGCTAAGCTTGGGTATTCCGGTACTGCAATCATCTCTAGG ATCAAGCCACTTTCTGTCAGATATGGTCTCGGTATACCTGATCATGATACTGAAGGACGACTTGTCACGGTGGAATTTGATAACTTCTATTTACTGTGTGGATATGTTCCAAATTCTGGCGATGGACTACGGCGATTG ACGTACAGAATTACAGAGTGGGATCCTTCTCTTGGCAATTACATGAAA GAGCTAGAAAAGTCAAAACCTGTTGTTTTGACTGGTGATCTGAATTGTGCGCACGAGGAGATAGATATTTATAATCCTGCT GGAAATAAAAGAAGTGCAGGATTTACTGAAGAAGAGAGACAGTCCTTTGAAACAAACTTTTTAaacaaggggttcgtagatacattCAGGAAGCAGCATCCTGGTGTCGTTGGTTATACTTACTGGGGTTACCGCCATGGTGGACGTAAAACTAATAAAG GATGGCGACTCGACTACTTCCTTGTCTCAGAACGCATTGCTGACAACGTGCACGACTCCTACATTCTGCCAGATGTAGATGGCAGTGATCACAGTCCCATTGGCCTTATCCTGAAGCTGTAG
- the LOC107777923 gene encoding DNA-(apurinic or apyrimidinic site) endonuclease, chloroplastic-like isoform X3 — protein sequence MKASFLSFRSLGIPSRGTKQELVTSLKTFLDSKLNDAGNGSVAQEDQVSSEKSLGVVDNTSKRKARKVSSNQRDVAASEVSSTRKTKKRVKEDNTKDTSADIIVKQAEITLGLSAESNDIKGKKTVRAKRKVSSLTASAHIGVSEGVDISVNQDEPWTIFAHKKPKDGWIVYNPKTMRPAPLSKDTKHVKLLSWNVNGLRALLKLKNLLIQQLADREDFDVLCLQETKLQDKDVEAIKESLSGYENSFWTCSVAKLGYSGTAIISRIKPLSVRYGLGIPDHDTEGRLVTVEFDNFYLLCGYVPNSGDGLRRLTYRITEWDPSLGNYMKELEKSKPVVLTGDLNCAHEEIDIYNPAGNKRSAGFTEEERQSFETNFLNKGFVDTFRKQHPGVVGYTYWGYRHGGRKTNKGWRLDYFLVSERIADNVHDSYILPDVDGSDHSPIGLILKL from the exons ATGAAAGCCAGTTTTCTGTCTTTTAGGAGTCTTGGGATTCCTTCCAGAGGTACTAAACAAGAGCTTGTTACTTCTTTGAAGACATTCCTCGACAGCAAACTTAATG ATGCAGGCAATGGATCTGTGGCACAGGAGGATCAAGTATCGTCTGAGAAGAGTCTAGGAGTAGTCGATAACACTTCAAAAAGGAAGGCTAGAAAAGTGTCAAGTAACCAAAGAGATGTTGCTGCATCAGAGGTTTCTAGTACTAGGAAGACGAAAAAACGAGTGAAAGAAGACAACACCAAGGATACAAGTGCTGACATTATTGTTAAACAAGCTGAAATTACCCTAGGGCTCTCCGCTGAATCTAATGACATCAAAG GCAAGAAGACTGTACGAGCAAAGAGAAAAGTTTCATCATTGACCGCTTCGGCACACATTGGAGTTTCTGAGGGCGTGGATATTTCTGTAAATCAAGATGAACCTTGGACTATTTTCGCTCACAAGAAGCCCAAAGATGGGTGGATTGTATACAATCCTAAAACAATGAGGCCAGCTCCTCTTTCTAAGGATACAAAACATGTTAAGTTATTGTCATGGAATGTCAATGGTTTGAGGGCTCTATTGAAGTTAAAGAATCTTTTGATACAGCAGCTTGCCGATAGAGAAGATTTTGATGTTCTATGCTTACAGGAAACTAAACTACAG GATAAAGATGTTGAAGCAATCAAAGAAAGTCTCAGTGGCTATGAGAATAGCTTTTGGACATGCAGTGTCGCTAAGCTTGGGTATTCCGGTACTGCAATCATCTCTAGG ATCAAGCCACTTTCTGTCAGATATGGTCTCGGTATACCTGATCATGATACTGAAGGACGACTTGTCACGGTGGAATTTGATAACTTCTATTTACTGTGTGGATATGTTCCAAATTCTGGCGATGGACTACGGCGATTG ACGTACAGAATTACAGAGTGGGATCCTTCTCTTGGCAATTACATGAAA GAGCTAGAAAAGTCAAAACCTGTTGTTTTGACTGGTGATCTGAATTGTGCGCACGAGGAGATAGATATTTATAATCCTGCT GGAAATAAAAGAAGTGCAGGATTTACTGAAGAAGAGAGACAGTCCTTTGAAACAAACTTTTTAaacaaggggttcgtagatacattCAGGAAGCAGCATCCTGGTGTCGTTGGTTATACTTACTGGGGTTACCGCCATGGTGGACGTAAAACTAATAAAG GATGGCGACTCGACTACTTCCTTGTCTCAGAACGCATTGCTGACAACGTGCACGACTCCTACATTCTGCCAGATGTAGATGGCAGTGATCACAGTCCCATTGGCCTTATCCTGAAGCTGTAG
- the LOC107777926 gene encoding folylpolyglutamate synthase yields the protein MILLYNNLYFGQEIMGHSKINASRRDHFLSGLNTWMGPNSPSSAHTDGVKKLQGLRYKNMSSQIVGKFSQNNQDISQEFQLPSAYESAMDALSTLITQKKRNGIPAISGQNQKLDRMLRYIKILGLEEKIAGLKIIHVAGTKGKGSTCAFCEAILRECGFKTGLFTSPHLIDVRERYRLDGMDICQEKFLQYFWGCWNQLKANVSEDLPMPPLFQFLTVLAFKIFVSEKVDVAIIEVGLGGKLDSTNVIKEPVVCGITSLGMDHMETLGDTLGQIASHKAGILKPQVPAFSVLQLSDAMEVLQERAKELKVSLQVVAPLNLEKLNGARLSLSGDHQLSNAALAVSLCKSWLRSTGNWKRLFEDAYEKDGLPEEFLRGLSAARLSGRGQIVADPLINVSGGNKRLSGDLTFYLDGAHSPESMDACARWFSASVVGRKDMSLSSVTSKDNKMERAWTNGYIKPCNNKDSDEMPKRILLFNCMDARDPQILLPKLVNTCASSGIYFSKAIFVPSISAYTKVTSATSAIPSYIPGKDLSWQFNLQRIWEKIIHGKDVLDQNLKINASVGVPPHEFLYKEASHCGPEDGYFACSAVFPSLPLTINWLRDCVRENPSLRLQVLVTGSLHLVGDVLKLLRR from the exons ATGATATTATTGTACAACAATCTTTATTTTGGTCAAGAAATTATGGGTCATTCTAAAATTAATGCTAGCAGAAGAGACCATTTCCTCAGTGGATTAAATACTTGGATGGGTCCAAATTCACCTTCTAGTGCACACACTGATGGTGTAAAAAAGCTTCAAG GACTCAGATATAAGAATATGTCATCTCAGATTGTGGGAAAGTTCAGTCAAAATAATCAAGATATCTCACAAGAGTTCCAGCTTCCATCCGCATATGAATCTGCCATGGACGCTCTTTCGACTCTCATTACTCAGAAAAAAAGAAATGGCATACCAGCCATTAGTGGTCAAAACCAGAAACTGGACAGAATGTTGAGGTACATTAAG ATTTTGGGCTTGGAAGAAAAGATAGCAGGCCTTAAGATTATCCATGTTGCTGGAACTAAAGGAAAG GGTTCAACATGTGCCTTCTGTGAAGCAATTTTACGGGAGTGCGGTTTCAAAACAGGACTTTTCACTTCTCCTCATTTGATCGATGTTAGAGAAAGATATCGCCTTGATGG GATGGACATATGCCAGGAAAAATTTCTGCAATACTTTTGGGGTTGTTGGAATCAGCTCAAG GCAAACGTCTCTGAAGACTTACCTATGCCTCCTCTCTTCCAGTTCCTTACTGTGTTGGCTTTTAAAATTTTTGTGAGCGAGAAG GTTGATGTTGCCATCATTGAAGTTGGCCTTGGAGGAAAGTTGGATTCTACGAATGTG ATTAAGGAACCTGTTGTCTGTGGTATTACTTCTCTGGGTATGGATCACATGGAAACTTTAG GAGATACACTAGGCCAGATTGCTTCTCACAAGGCCGGAATTCTTAAG CCTCAAGTTCCTGCATTCAGTGTGCTGCAACTTTCTGACGCAATGGAAGTTCTTCAAGAAAGGGCCAAAGAGTTGAAG GTTTCGCTGCAAGTTGTCGCACCGCTAAACTTGGAAAAGTTAAATGGAGCAAGGCTAAGCTTGTCTGGTGATCACCAGCTCAGTAATGCTGCCCTTGCTGTATCCCTTTGTAAAAGTTGGCTTAGAAGTACAGGAAACTGGAAAAGGCTGTTTGAAGAT GCATATGAGAAAGATGGTCTACCAGAGGAATTCCTGAGGGGTCTTTCAGCTGCACGTCTTTCTGGCAGGGGTCAGATTGTTGCTGACCCTCTGATCAACGTATCTGGAGGAAATAAAAGGTTGTCAGGAGATCTTACCTTCTACCTAGATGGAGCTCATAGTCCTGAGAGCATGGATGCTTGTGCGAGATGGTTTTCTGCTTCTGTGGTAGGAAGAAAAGACATGTCACTTTCATCAGTTACCTCAAAAGACAATAAAATGGAGAGAGCCTGGACAAACGGTTACATCAAACCTTGTAATAACAAGGATTCGGACGAAATGCCAAAGCGG ATTTTGTTATTCAACTGTATGGATGCAAGAGATCCTCAAATTCTTCTTCCTAAGCTTGTCAATACCTGTGCATCATCAG GTATTTACTTCTCAAAAGCTATTTTTGTGCCAAGCATTTCGGCATATACCAAGGTTACTTCTGCTACCTCTGCTATTCCCTCATATATCCCTGGAAAGGATTTGTCGTGGCAGTTTAACCTTCAGAGAATTTGGGAGAAAATCATTCATGGCAAAG ATGTTCTTGATCAGAATCTCAAGATAAACGCCTCAGTAGGCGTACCACCCCATGAATTTCTTTATAAAGAGGCTTCTCATTGTGGTCCAGAAGATGGATATTTTGCTTGTAGTGCGGTTTTTCCTTCATTACCATTGACCATAAATTGGTTGAGGGATTGTGTTAGAGAAAACCCTTCCCTTAGACTTCAG GTTCTTGTCACTGGTTCATTGCATCTTGTTGGCGATGTATTGAAGCTACTAAGGAGGTAA